The following proteins come from a genomic window of Acetivibrio cellulolyticus CD2:
- the glgB gene encoding 1,4-alpha-glucan branching protein GlgB, giving the protein MIKTTANLDEVYKIVNAEHADPFNILGIHSLDDENSLAIRTFLPGAKGVNVIESATDNRYGMNIIDDSGFFEVVIHDRSDFFKYTLEAVYDNGNTLITNDPYSFLPVISDFDLQLFNEGNHHRIYEKMGCHLMTIDGVVGSFFSVWAPCAKRVSVVGNFNQWDGRSHPMRFRGPSGVWELFIPGLEQGELYKFEIKTPHNDLYIKADPYAFYAELRPATASIVYDLDNYTWNDQNWLHERDNSNSFEKPISIYEVHLGSWQRESDEENGFYTYREIADRLVDYVKYMGYTHIELLPVSEHPFDGSWGYQITGYYAATSRYGEPKDFMYLVDKCHQNGIGVIMDWVPAHFPKDGHGLARFDGTALYEHYDMKQGEHPDWGTHIFNFGRLEVKNFLISNAMFWFDKYHIDGLRVDAVASMLYLDYGKKEGEWVPNRWGGKENVDAIEFIRHLNTVVYKYHPGIMMIAEESTSWALITKPPYVGGLGFKYKWNMGWMNDFLRYMSMDSVFRKHHQNLLTFSSMYCCTENFILVLSHDEVVHGKCSMLSKMPGDYWQKFAGLRASYGYLYGHPGKKLLFMGGEFGQFIEWNYKQSLDWHLLDYDMHKKMQDYVRDLNNLYKNEQALHEVDFSYDGFEWIDCKDTEHSIICFMRKGKDWRDSLIFVCNFTPAAHENYRIGAPFDTFYDEIFNSDWEKYGGSNVGNFNGMQADKEGCHEKPYSIRLRIPPLSTIILRPRLK; this is encoded by the coding sequence ATGATAAAAACAACAGCTAATCTTGATGAGGTCTATAAGATTGTAAATGCTGAACATGCAGACCCGTTTAATATCCTGGGTATTCACAGCTTGGATGACGAAAACTCCCTCGCAATCAGAACCTTTTTGCCGGGTGCCAAAGGGGTAAATGTAATTGAATCTGCCACTGATAACAGGTATGGAATGAACATTATTGACGATAGTGGGTTCTTTGAAGTTGTTATACACGACAGAAGTGACTTTTTCAAATACACACTTGAAGCTGTTTACGATAATGGTAATACCTTGATAACCAATGATCCGTATAGTTTTTTACCAGTTATCTCTGATTTTGATCTACAGCTATTTAATGAAGGCAACCACCATAGAATTTATGAGAAAATGGGTTGTCATCTGATGACAATAGATGGCGTTGTAGGTTCTTTCTTTTCCGTGTGGGCTCCATGTGCCAAACGTGTAAGCGTTGTAGGTAATTTTAATCAATGGGACGGGCGGAGCCATCCAATGAGGTTCCGTGGTCCTTCAGGAGTATGGGAACTATTTATACCCGGACTCGAGCAAGGAGAATTGTACAAATTTGAGATTAAAACGCCCCATAATGATTTATATATTAAAGCCGATCCGTATGCTTTCTACGCTGAGTTAAGACCTGCCACCGCATCTATCGTATATGATCTTGATAACTATACCTGGAATGACCAAAACTGGCTTCACGAACGTGATAATAGCAACTCCTTTGAAAAACCGATATCTATTTATGAAGTTCATCTTGGCTCATGGCAAAGAGAATCGGACGAAGAAAATGGATTCTATACATACAGGGAAATAGCTGACAGGCTTGTAGACTATGTAAAGTACATGGGTTATACCCATATTGAGTTGCTTCCTGTATCAGAACACCCTTTCGATGGCTCCTGGGGATATCAGATTACTGGATATTATGCTGCTACCAGTAGATATGGTGAACCAAAAGATTTTATGTATCTTGTAGATAAATGTCATCAAAATGGAATAGGCGTAATAATGGATTGGGTCCCTGCCCACTTTCCAAAAGACGGCCATGGACTTGCCAGATTCGATGGAACTGCTCTGTATGAGCACTACGATATGAAGCAGGGGGAACACCCTGATTGGGGAACACATATCTTTAATTTTGGAAGGCTGGAAGTAAAAAACTTTTTGATATCCAATGCCATGTTCTGGTTTGATAAATACCATATAGATGGTCTAAGAGTTGACGCAGTAGCATCTATGCTATACTTGGATTATGGTAAAAAAGAAGGTGAATGGGTACCCAACCGTTGGGGAGGAAAAGAAAACGTTGATGCTATAGAATTCATTCGCCATTTAAATACAGTAGTTTATAAGTACCATCCGGGTATTATGATGATTGCAGAAGAGTCCACTTCATGGGCACTTATAACAAAACCTCCATATGTAGGGGGCCTTGGCTTTAAATACAAATGGAATATGGGTTGGATGAATGATTTTCTGCGATACATGAGCATGGACTCAGTATTCCGTAAACATCATCAGAATTTATTAACTTTTTCCTCCATGTACTGCTGCACTGAAAACTTTATTCTAGTGCTTTCACATGATGAAGTTGTACATGGCAAATGCTCAATGCTAAGTAAAATGCCCGGTGATTACTGGCAAAAATTTGCAGGACTAAGGGCAAGCTACGGTTATCTATATGGTCACCCTGGAAAGAAGCTTCTATTTATGGGTGGTGAATTCGGTCAATTTATTGAGTGGAATTATAAGCAAAGCCTTGATTGGCACCTGCTTGATTATGATATGCATAAGAAAATGCAGGACTATGTACGCGATTTAAATAATCTTTATAAGAATGAACAAGCCTTACATGAAGTTGACTTCAGTTATGATGGCTTTGAATGGATTGATTGTAAAGATACAGAACATAGTATTATTTGCTTCATGCGGAAAGGCAAGGACTGGAGGGATTCTCTGATATTTGTCTGCAACTTCACTCCTGCAGCACATGAAAATTATCGGATAGGTGCACCTTTTGATACATTCTATGATGAAATATTTAACAGCGATTGGGAAAAGTATGGCGGAAGCAATGTAGGCAACTTTAACGGGATGCAAGCTGATAAGGAAGGCTGTCATGAAAAGCCTTATTCAATACGATTAAGAATTCCGCCTCTTTCAACAATAATTTTACGCCCAAGATTAAAATAG
- a CDS encoding anti-sigma factor domain-containing protein, with the protein MKGIVVELNGKYAIVLNKNGEFLKVKNRGNFAVGYEIDIESKVVNFNIKALSKVASIAAVLVLVCGVSVGAYAYNTPCNYVNVDINPSMEFSLNIFNRVLDVKGLNDDGKNILKDKSYKNVKIDDAVEDVIEKAVDGGFLGESSQNAVMITVSGKDSEKISKIQEELENAANVTLDQDKIKSEVLTEKITLSKRDDAKELGISPGKLVLIEKLKEVNPDVVVEDYKDKDVKDIVASIKETRKGVPENKDKNNKLFKNTDNSKKEENEGKIKGNENKGKKDDIGAWKDKEDGNKVNSPGNKDNGYNGEVGHKENINKENKKGMQGKPQIGQKQEVTGKQEIQKGQDKVDTEEKDINNTKELSPYHEKEHGKIEVNDEESTQKPMQDKDNYHNNERHEYEKTKSNAQKSN; encoded by the coding sequence ATGAAGGGAATAGTAGTTGAATTAAACGGCAAGTATGCCATTGTACTCAATAAAAATGGTGAGTTTTTAAAAGTTAAAAATAGAGGTAATTTTGCTGTAGGTTATGAAATAGATATTGAGTCGAAAGTTGTTAACTTTAATATAAAGGCATTATCAAAAGTTGCCTCAATTGCAGCTGTTCTTGTATTGGTTTGTGGTGTGAGTGTGGGGGCATATGCTTATAATACACCTTGTAACTATGTAAATGTTGATATTAATCCTAGCATGGAATTTTCTTTAAATATCTTTAATAGGGTATTAGATGTCAAAGGACTTAATGATGATGGCAAAAATATATTAAAGGATAAATCCTATAAGAATGTAAAAATAGATGACGCTGTTGAGGACGTTATTGAAAAGGCAGTAGATGGAGGGTTTTTAGGAGAAAGTTCTCAGAACGCTGTAATGATAACTGTTTCTGGCAAGGATAGTGAAAAGATATCAAAAATTCAAGAAGAGTTGGAGAATGCTGCTAATGTTACTTTAGATCAGGATAAGATCAAATCTGAAGTTCTTACCGAGAAGATTACTCTTAGTAAGCGCGATGACGCAAAAGAATTAGGTATTTCGCCAGGTAAATTGGTACTTATTGAAAAGTTAAAGGAAGTTAATCCTGATGTAGTAGTAGAAGACTACAAGGATAAGGATGTTAAAGATATTGTTGCTTCTATAAAGGAAACAAGAAAGGGTGTTCCGGAGAATAAGGATAAGAACAACAAACTATTTAAGAATACGGATAACTCTAAGAAGGAAGAAAATGAGGGCAAAATAAAAGGAAATGAAAATAAAGGGAAAAAAGACGATATAGGTGCTTGGAAGGATAAAGAAGATGGAAACAAAGTAAATTCTCCAGGCAATAAAGACAATGGATATAATGGAGAAGTGGGGCACAAAGAAAATATAAATAAAGAAAACAAAAAAGGCATGCAAGGCAAGCCGCAAATAGGGCAAAAACAAGAAGTAACAGGCAAGCAAGAAATACAAAAAGGTCAAGATAAAGTGGACACAGAAGAGAAGGATATTAACAACACTAAAGAACTTAGTCCATACCACGAAAAGGAACATGGCAAAATAGAAGTAAATGATGAAGAAAGTACGCAGAAGCCTATGCAAGATAAAGATAATTACCATAACAACGAAAGACATGAATATGAAAAGACTAAATCTAACGCTCAAAAAAGTAATTAA
- the sigI gene encoding RNA polymerase sigma factor SigI produces the protein MHSVTINERVESIKNDEYKINEFIEEYKPFIASCVEKAIGHYVVYGQDDELSIALIAFAEAIKSFDSSRGNFLSFAQNVIKRRIIDYYRKEKKHSKTVFLNEYYNEEEEEERDLTVGKALDEYSKEEISEYRRLEIEQLKKELEDWGISFFELSEVSPKHAKTRRIYSDIVKFLISDQDLLRQIRNKKTLPIIEIEKTLKIPRKKIDRGRKYILAVLIICTGDYEFIKDYISWG, from the coding sequence ATGCATTCAGTTACTATCAATGAGAGAGTTGAAAGTATCAAGAATGATGAATATAAGATCAACGAATTTATTGAAGAGTATAAGCCTTTTATTGCTTCATGCGTTGAAAAGGCTATAGGGCATTATGTTGTTTATGGACAAGATGATGAATTGAGTATTGCTCTAATAGCTTTTGCAGAGGCAATAAAATCATTTGACAGTTCAAGGGGAAATTTTCTTTCTTTTGCACAGAATGTTATAAAAAGGAGAATAATTGATTACTATCGTAAGGAGAAGAAGCACAGTAAAACGGTTTTTCTGAACGAGTACTACAATGAAGAAGAAGAGGAAGAGCGCGACCTCACTGTCGGCAAGGCACTTGATGAGTACTCAAAAGAAGAAATCAGCGAATACAGAAGGCTTGAGATTGAACAGTTAAAAAAGGAGTTAGAAGATTGGGGAATATCATTTTTTGAGTTGTCTGAAGTTTCTCCAAAGCATGCAAAGACCAGGCGGATATACTCGGATATTGTAAAGTTTTTGATTTCGGATCAAGATTTATTAAGGCAGATAAGAAACAAGAAGACTTTACCTATTATTGAAATCGAAAAAACTCTTAAGATACCCCGAAAAAAGATAGATAGGGGACGAAAATATATATTAGCGGTATTAATAATTTGTACTGGTGATTATGAATTTATCAAGGATTACATAAGTTGGGGGTGA